The Bacteroidales bacterium genome includes the window CAGTCATTATGGTACATAATTACATTGGGCCGGAAATAGAATTTCCGGCCCAATAATTTTTGAATTCCGTGAGTATCGTTACACTATAATGTATAAGACCCTATCTTCTATGGTTAGATAAGTATTTATACAGGAACATCTATGATCAGAATACGTCCCGTATCGGAAGTAGGCGTTAACTTAACGGATTTGGTCCCTGTTACGGAGATTCCATCACGGTGATACAATTTTTCCTTCTCAAAAGAAAACTCACCTTCAATCACCATCATAAAAACACCGTTTTTGGGGCTTTTTATTTTGTAATCGATCTCAGTACCTTTATCAAAGGTTCCCATCGAAAACCATGCATCCTGATGTATCCAAAGTCCTTCGTCGTTAGGATTGGGTGAAACGATCTGGATCATTTTGTTTTTGATATTCTGAAAATCAAATTTCATTTGTTGGTAACGTGGCTCCACATTATCCTTATTAGGAAAAACCCATATCTGGAAAAAATTAACAGGCCGGTCTTTATTGGCATTAAATTCACTATGGGTAATTCCGGTTCCCGCACTCATTACCTGCACTTCCCCTGCATGAATTACACTTGTATTTCCCATGCTGTCCTTATGTTCTAAATCACCATATAACGGAATAGATACAATTTCCATGTTGTCATGCGGATGTGTTCCAAATCCTTCCCCTCCCTGCACGATATCATCGTTGATGACACGTAGCATTCCGAAATGAACCCGGGAAGGGTTATGATAACCGGCAAAGCTGAATGTATGGTATGTATCCAACCATCCATGATCGACATGACCTCTGGTAGAAGCCCTGAATAATTCTGTTTTCATGATAATATCTATTAATGTTAATATAATAACAATCCTATTAAAAAATGGTTAATCTGTAATAAAATAATTAGCTCATGTGTTACAAATTAGGCTGGCCATTTTGTTTATAAATAATCAAAAACCATTCCAAAATAATTGATGAAATGTTGCTCAAAAATTATGGCATGATTATGGATGTTTTTTCCCATAAAATCTAATTTATGGCATTGTCCGGAGATAAAAAATTAATCATTGAAATAGATTCAGACTCGGGTTTTTGCTATGGTGTAGTCCGTGCCATTCGTATGGCTGAAGACGAATTACAAAGAGGGAATGGTTTATTCAGCCTGGGTGACATTGTGCATAATGAATCGGAAGTCGCACGTTTGAATCAATGTGGTATGCAGACCATCAATCATGAAGGACTGAAGAGTTTGCATGATATGAAAGTATTGATCAGAGCGCACGGAGAGCCACCTTTAACTTACCGGATCGCTTCCGGGAATAATATTTCTATTGTGGACGCTACTTGTCCGGTTGTACTGAATTTACAGAAAAAGGTACACAAAGCATTCCTAAAATCCAAAACCAATAACGGACAAGTAGTCATATATGGGAAACCTGGTCATGCTGAAGTAAACGGGTTGGTCGGACAAACCATGGACACTGCTATTGTGATAGCCTCTGAAAATGAAATTGACCGGATCGATATTTCAAGGCCATTGTACCTTTTTTCCCAAACCACTATGACTATTTCAGGATTACAGCGTATCCGTAAAGCGATAGAAAAGGAACGCAACAGAAAACAAATAGGCAAAAATATTCCTTTTGAGGTCAATGATACCATCTGCCGGCAGGTGTCGAACAGGGAACCCAAATTGATCGGATTTTCAGCAAAACACGATGTGATCGTCTTTGTTAGCGGAAGTAAGAGTTCAAATGGAAGAGCCCTTTACGAAGTATGCAAACAGGCCAATCCTAATAGTTATCTGATAGCCAATCCGGACGATTTAGACAAAAACTGGTTTTCAGGCGCATCTTCTGTAGGAGTCTGTGGGGCTACTTCCACTCCCCGATGGCTAATGGAAAAAATAGCAAATGAAATAGAAAAGATCAACCTTTATTGATCAGGCTTGCCAGATACCCTGCTCCGAAACCGTTATCAATATTCACTACAGAGATCCCTGCAGCACAGGAATTCAACATGGTAAGCAATGCTGATAACCCGTTGAAATTAGCTCCGTAACCGACACTGGTGGGAACAGCAATTACCGGTTTATCCACCAGTCCTCCGATGACGCTCGGCAATGCTCCTTCCATTCCGGCAACTGCAATAATTACCCGCCCTCCACGAATCAGGTCCAGACGACTGTAAAGCCTGTGAATACCAGCTACACCAACGTCAAAGATACGCTCCACCTTATTCCCGAATAGCTCTGCCGTTATGGCTGCTTCTTCGGCAACAGGAATATCAGCCGTTCCGGCAGTGACAATGGATATATAGGTTTTTGTTACCGGTATCTCATCCCGCCTGATAACAATGGTACGTGCCAGGGGATTGTATTCCGTTTCCGGATAAATACCTTTTATCCGGTGAAATAATTCTTCAGATACCCTTGTGGCCAAAATATTATTATTCCTTTGATACATCAACCGTATAATTTCTTCAGACTGATCGATGGTCTTACCGGAACAAAAAATCACCTCAGGATAACCTGTCCGCAACTGCCTGTGATTGTCTATCTTGGCAAATCCCAATTCAGTAAAGGGAAGATCTTTTAATTGTTCCAGGGCACCATCTATGTTCTGTTTTCCTTGCTGAACAGACTCAAGAATACTACGAATTTGTTCGGGGGTCATTTGTAAATGATGTTAAAATTATTTCAATAACTGATCGGCATGGTTTTTCGTATCCACTTTTTCAATGACTTTTTCAATGAATCCATTCTCATCAATGATAAAAGTGGTTCGTAAAATTCCCATATAAGTACGCCCGTACATCTTTTTTTCTCCCCATACACCATAAGAAGACGCGATTTCTTTATCGGTGTCTGCAATGAGTGGAAATGGCAGATTATTTTTCGAGATAAAGTTCACATGGGATTTTTCGCTATCCGGGCTGACACCAACTATTTCATAACCCTTATCTAAAAAATCATCATAAGCATTTCGTAAACTGCAGGCCTCGGCTGTACATCCGCTGGTATTGTCTTTGGGGTAAAAATACAACACCAATTTTTTCCCTTTGTAGTCATTCAGGGAGATTTCCTGTCCATCCTGATTTCTTCCTTTAAAATCAGGGGCTTTATCGCCAGTTTTCAATGTGATCATATTGTTATGTATATTTCCGTTTTTACAAATATACACATTCCTGTTATATAATTGATTATTGATTATTGCACATTGAATATTTTTAAATTATTCATATCATGAAGTATGTGTAAAAATTTATTGGAATTTATATAAAATACTTTATGTAGCATTGATCTTTCATTCAAAGTTAAGTCCGATACACAAAAGATTCAGTCTGGGAACAAGCTGCCTAAAAAGTCATAGATCACCGCTGAACTTGTAATTCAGCCAAACATTACAATTCGGACCATAGGCTAGTAGCGTTGAACAGAAGCGAGTCTGCAGGTTCAATAAAAGTAATGGTATTTATATGTCAGTTACACTACCGCTTTAGCCATCAACGGTAGTGAAAAGGTGGATAAATTGAGAGGCAGAACACAGTCAAATGAAAAGATGTATCAATATATTTGATTATTGTTTGTATTCTTACTATCTTTGCACGAACAATAATAAATCAAATAATGGAAAAATCAGAAGTTTTACGACAGATCATCCGTGAAAGGAAATCAACACGGAGCTTTTCATCGGAAATTCCTCCACCTGAAATGTTGGATAGAATTATAGAATCATGCATATATGCTCCATACGGCGGAGCAACAGGAATACATTTGGAAGAGATTCGCAAAATCTTTGTTTTTACCCAGGGCACGGAGAGTATGACAGAAGCGAAGGAGCTGATGCTCGCCCAGATTCGCAGGAATGCCCGTAAACTCGGTAGATTAGTCAAATTATTACCATTCACCAAAAAGAAATTCGGAGCGTTCGTAAACCGACTGAACGGAATGTCTAAGAACGGTATTCCCTCGCTGAATGAGTCACCACATTTTATTGTTGTGGCTGAGAAGAAAGGATTTCCTCCCGTTGAAAAACAGTCCGTTGCTCATGCTATGGAGAATATGTGGCTTACTGCGACTGCTGAGGGTTTGGGTTTTCAGTTGATCTCGGCAACCGGTAATATGTCGGATAATCTGAATTTTCTGAAATTACTTGGGTTGGAAGAAGATAAATATCACTTAGAAGGCTGTGTCATCGGTTATCCGAAGAAAGTTACGGAAAAAAACCGAAGTCTCGACTCCAATAAATTCACTAAATGGATGTAAGCGATGATAGAGAATATTTGGGGCATGGAATCTCCCGACAACAGTACTGCATACCTGATAGTCCGCTTATCGAACGCCCACCAGCGGAGAATAAACAATGATTTGTCTGCCGTAGGTTTAACATTCAGCCAGTTCGTCCTACTTTCCGGTATTCACTGGCTGGAATATATGAAACAAGAAACAACCCAGGTAGCGCTTGGAGAAGTGGTTAAATTTGATAAGTCTACCGTTTCGAGCGTATTGAAAACCTTGGTCGGGAAAGAACTCGTCACAAGAAAGGAACATCCTGTCGATACACGGGCAAAAATTCTGGGTCTTACGCCTGACGGTCTGACCCTTCTGAAGCAGGCTATACCAATCGTAAATAATGCCGACCGGGAATTATATGAGAATAAAGGAATTGATTTGACTTTATTGAACGATATGCTTACAAAGCTATTATAGTATACTCTCTACACAAAATCAGTTCCTAATTCCGATGGAAATCCGTGTCGTATTGTCAAAAGAACATAGTACATTAATTTGCAATGACTTACGTGATGGTTTAGTCGTTCCGCTTAAAAACGGGCTTTTGGAACAGTTATTTCGCTATTATTCAGGAGAATAAAATGATCAAATATTTTCCCCGTAATATGCTTTATTCGACCTTGAGTATTGAACTCCTTAAAAGAATTAAGTATATCCTTTGTACATCAAAGAGATTTATATCAAATCACAATATTGACGATTTTCCTGGGAACAACAATTACCTTTTTAGGTGTTTTTCCTTCTATCCATTTCTGGGCATTTTCATTTGCCAACACTGTTTCTTCAATTGTCTTCACATCCATATCGACGGGTAATTCAAGCGTAAAGCGTGTTTTCCCATTGAAGGAGACAGGATAAGTAAATGTATTCTCCTGAAGGTATTGCTCATTGGCCACCGGATAAACTTCTCCGGTAATACTTTGCTTATGTCCTGTCGCTTCCCACAACTCCTCTGCAAGGTGCGGTGCAAAAGGAGACAGGAGGATCAGAAAGGGTTCCAGTATTTTACGTTTATTGCATTTCAGGTCCTGTAATTCATTGGCACAAATCATAAATGCGCTGACAGCTGTATTGAACGAAAATCCTTCGATATCGGCCGTTATTTTTTTGATACCCTTATGTAAGGCTTTATATTCCTGAATTACCGGCTCTTCATCAGAAACATTCAATGTTCCTTCACGGGATATGAACAGGTTCCATACCTTGCGTAAAAACCGATGAACACCCTCTATTCCGGCAGTATCCCATGGTTTGGATTGTTCCAGTGGTCCAAGGAACATTTCATACATCCGCAAGGTATCTGCCCCATATTGTTCCACCACCATATCCGGGTTAACCACATTATGGTATGATTTGGACATTTTCTCAACAGCCCATCCGCAAATATACTTTCCATCTTCAAGAATAAACGTAGCTGAAGCGAATTCCGGCCTCCATGATTTGAAAGCTTCAATATCCAGTATATCATTGGATACGATATTGACATCTACATGGAGAGGTTGAACCTCATACTGGTCTTTTAAATGATAAGAAACAAACTGATTGGTTCCTGTAATCCGGTACACATAATTACTTCGTCCCTGGATCATTCCCTGGTTGATCAGTTTTTTAAACGGCTCATCTTCGCATGAAACGCCGATATCGTACAGGAATTTATTCCAGAAACGGCTGTAAATAAGGTGTCCGGTTGCATGCTCAGTCCCCCCGATATACAAATCAACATTTCTCCAGTACTCATCAATTTCTTTTGACACTAGAGCCTTGGTATTATCAGGATCCATATAACGAAGATAATAGGCTGAAGATCCGGCAAATCCGGGCATGGTATTCAATTCCAACGGAAAAATAGTTTGAAGGTCGATCTCCGAAGTGTCTACTACTTTTTCGTTTGCAGTATCCCAGGCCCATTTTTCTGCACGTTTCAACGGAGGCTCCCCTGTTTCGGTAGGC containing:
- a CDS encoding pirin family protein, producing the protein MKTELFRASTRGHVDHGWLDTYHTFSFAGYHNPSRVHFGMLRVINDDIVQGGEGFGTHPHDNMEIVSIPLYGDLEHKDSMGNTSVIHAGEVQVMSAGTGITHSEFNANKDRPVNFFQIWVFPNKDNVEPRYQQMKFDFQNIKNKMIQIVSPNPNDEGLWIHQDAWFSMGTFDKGTEIDYKIKSPKNGVFMMVIEGEFSFEKEKLYHRDGISVTGTKSVKLTPTSDTGRILIIDVPV
- a CDS encoding 4-hydroxy-3-methylbut-2-enyl diphosphate reductase, with product MALSGDKKLIIEIDSDSGFCYGVVRAIRMAEDELQRGNGLFSLGDIVHNESEVARLNQCGMQTINHEGLKSLHDMKVLIRAHGEPPLTYRIASGNNISIVDATCPVVLNLQKKVHKAFLKSKTNNGQVVIYGKPGHAEVNGLVGQTMDTAIVIASENEIDRIDISRPLYLFSQTTMTISGLQRIRKAIEKERNRKQIGKNIPFEVNDTICRQVSNREPKLIGFSAKHDVIVFVSGSKSSNGRALYEVCKQANPNSYLIANPDDLDKNWFSGASSVGVCGATSTPRWLMEKIANEIEKINLY
- the larB gene encoding nickel pincer cofactor biosynthesis protein LarB is translated as MTPEQIRSILESVQQGKQNIDGALEQLKDLPFTELGFAKIDNHRQLRTGYPEVIFCSGKTIDQSEEIIRLMYQRNNNILATRVSEELFHRIKGIYPETEYNPLARTIVIRRDEIPVTKTYISIVTAGTADIPVAEEAAITAELFGNKVERIFDVGVAGIHRLYSRLDLIRGGRVIIAVAGMEGALPSVIGGLVDKPVIAVPTSVGYGANFNGLSALLTMLNSCAAGISVVNIDNGFGAGYLASLINKG
- the bcp gene encoding thioredoxin-dependent thiol peroxidase — protein: MITLKTGDKAPDFKGRNQDGQEISLNDYKGKKLVLYFYPKDNTSGCTAEACSLRNAYDDFLDKGYEIVGVSPDSEKSHVNFISKNNLPFPLIADTDKEIASSYGVWGEKKMYGRTYMGILRTTFIIDENGFIEKVIEKVDTKNHADQLLK
- a CDS encoding nitroreductase family protein, with the protein product MEKSEVLRQIIRERKSTRSFSSEIPPPEMLDRIIESCIYAPYGGATGIHLEEIRKIFVFTQGTESMTEAKELMLAQIRRNARKLGRLVKLLPFTKKKFGAFVNRLNGMSKNGIPSLNESPHFIVVAEKKGFPPVEKQSVAHAMENMWLTATAEGLGFQLISATGNMSDNLNFLKLLGLEEDKYHLEGCVIGYPKKVTEKNRSLDSNKFTKWM
- a CDS encoding MarR family transcriptional regulator; protein product: MIENIWGMESPDNSTAYLIVRLSNAHQRRINNDLSAVGLTFSQFVLLSGIHWLEYMKQETTQVALGEVVKFDKSTVSSVLKTLVGKELVTRKEHPVDTRAKILGLTPDGLTLLKQAIPIVNNADRELYENKGIDLTLLNDMLTKLL